One window of Dermacentor andersoni chromosome 7, qqDerAnde1_hic_scaffold, whole genome shotgun sequence genomic DNA carries:
- the LOC140219563 gene encoding uncharacterized protein: MELAKPPEHLQLSGSSDNIAKNWNVFIQKFELFLQATASTKEPRSEAVKAALLLSVAGDDALEVFNSFTFLEAERKDDYTTVVRKLKEYCEEQENEVYERYFFRSRTQDVAEPFEDFLRDLRKLSRSCNFAELTEPMIHDQVVFGVHNLKLREKLIKVKDLTLAKTEQICEAAELSSQQNEAWTQAEKQVASIKKRPFKCMKCNRSHERSRCPAFGKTCFVCRGANHFAACCKEGSTVGEVVNVQDTFDILDVKTCSVRNSKDWIVNAKVAGQDAFLKVNTLPS, translated from the coding sequence ATGGAGCTAGCGAAGCCGCCGGAGCATCTGCAACTTTCCGGATCATCCGACAACATCGCGAAGAATTGGAACGTGTTCATCCAGAAGTTCGAACTGTTCCTACAAGCGACAGCATCTACGAAAGAACCAAGGTCAGAAGCTGTCAAGGCTGCGCTGTTGCTGAGTGTTGCTGGCGACGATGCACTTGAGGTTTTTAACAGCTTCACCTTTCTGGAGGCGGAACGCAAGGATGATTACACAACGGTCGTGCGGAAGTTGAAAGAGTACTGTGAGGAACAGGAAAACGAAGTCTATGAAAGGTACTTTTTCCGGTCAAGAACCCAGGACGTAGCGGAGCCCTTTGAAGATTTCCTGCGCGACTTGCGAAAGCTGTCCCGAAGCTGCAACTTCGCTGAATTAACCGAGCCAATGATCCACGACCAGGTTGTATTCGGTGTACATAACCTCAAGTTGCGGGAGAAGCTCATCAAAGTAAAAGACCTGACGCTAGCCAAGACCGAACAAATCTGCGAGGCTGCTGAACTGTCCAGCCAGCAGAACGAGGCATGGACTCAGGCGGAAAAGCAGGTCGCGTCGATAAAGAAGCGTCCGTTTAAATGCATGAAATGCAACCGCTCGCACGAACGTAGTAGGTGTCCGGCGTTCGGGAAGACTTGTTTTGTATGTCGTGGCGCCAATCATTTTGCAGCGTGTTGCAAGGAAGGGTCTACAGTAGGCGAAGTGGTCAACGTGCAGGACACTTTCGACATCCTTGATGTAAAAACATGCAGTGTGAGAAACTCGAAGGACTGGATCGTAAACGCTAAAGTGGCCGGCCAGGATGCCTTCTTGAAAGTAAACACCCTCCCAAGCTAA